In Candidatus Zixiibacteriota bacterium, the sequence CTTCGGCAATTGCCTTCAAGGGATCGATGTCAAGCAGTTCACAGACGATCCGGATTTCTTCGGGATAGATGAACTTGTTTTCATCGATCTCCATCCCCACCTCGCTGGCACTGGCGATTTCAAACAGGCCTCCGATCACACCACCCTCGGTGGCGTCATGCATGGCGGTCACCTTCCCGGACTTCATCGCAATTTCGCAGTCCCTCACCACGCTCATCTCGGTTTTATAAGCTTTGGATTTTTCGACCAGTTCGGCGGGATGATTTTTGAGCAGTTCCTGCTCGTACAGGTTGGCCAGAATACCGGCAGTCTCAACTGCGGGTCCCTTGGTAAGAAGAACATCATCGCCCGGCCGGGCACCAGAGGGAGTGATATACTCGTTTTTATCCGCAATGCTGAACACCGTCACACCACCGATAAGCGGGCTGGCAAGTCCCGGATAGTATCCGGTGTGACCTCCCACGATCGCAATCTCGAGTTCGAGCGCGGCCTGGTGGATCGAATCGACGATACGCTTAAATTCGGCTCTGTCGGTCTCGGGCGGCATAAGCAGGCTGTATGTCATAAACTCCGGCTTTACTCCCATCACGGCGA encodes:
- a CDS encoding AIR synthase, translated to MVGQHPVELAEEVCELARLWTAETVPVPKIGKIDLSDFEQFISARLGKSDSRVLVPPRTGVDSAVIDIGHEQVMVIAEDPIFQIPGQPPEMFGWYTVHIGASDVAVMGVKPEFMTYSLLMPPETDRAEFKRIVDSIHQAALELEIAIVGGHTGYYPGLASPLIGGVTVFSIADKNEYITPSGARPGDDVLLTKGPAVETAGILANLYEQELLKNHPAELVEKSKAYKTEMSVVRDCEIAMKSGKVTAMHDATEGGVIGGLFEIASASEVGMEIDENKFIYPEEIRIVCELLDIDPLKAIAEGSLLLTADPGSSENVITALTKENIQASVIGKVVEDKSRRILKRSGGLEIPIEMPHQDPFWPAFFRSIIASG